In a single window of the Streptomyces sp. HUAS ZL42 genome:
- a CDS encoding FadR/GntR family transcriptional regulator gives MPGRGPTGSELVRSRIALRVRLRSVSPGDRLPDAGVLAEELGISEITVRRALEGMCQDGLLDRRRGRAGGTFVAEGWDTVVALMHDADEAASLDAFHLLLECGLVAHSAGEVEPGPLQALQTLVGEMDVSDDPARLVELETRFHLDLAEALGGAGVREFASDLLGRLSLLLPAPAPEVIRARNRCHAELLAELGRGAMDPAVRAVKAHQQAHEEAHPS, from the coding sequence CTGCCCGGCAGGGGTCCGACGGGCTCGGAACTCGTCCGATCGCGGATCGCACTGCGGGTGCGTCTGCGGTCCGTGTCACCCGGGGACCGGCTGCCGGACGCCGGCGTCCTCGCCGAGGAGCTGGGGATCAGTGAGATCACCGTGCGCCGCGCCCTGGAGGGCATGTGCCAGGACGGTCTGCTCGACCGCCGGCGGGGCCGGGCGGGCGGGACCTTCGTGGCGGAGGGCTGGGACACGGTCGTAGCCCTGATGCACGACGCCGACGAGGCGGCTTCGCTGGACGCCTTCCACCTGCTGCTCGAGTGCGGTCTCGTGGCGCACAGCGCCGGCGAGGTCGAGCCCGGTCCGCTCCAGGCGCTTCAGACGCTGGTCGGCGAGATGGACGTGTCCGACGACCCGGCACGACTGGTCGAACTGGAGACGCGCTTCCATCTCGACCTGGCGGAGGCGCTCGGTGGCGCCGGGGTCCGCGAGTTCGCCTCGGACCTGCTCGGCCGGCTCAGCCTGCTGCTGCCCGCACCGGCACCCGAGGTGATACGGGCGCGGAACCGCTGCCACGCCGAACTGCTGGCCGAACTCGGACGCGGCGCGATGGATCCCGCCGTGCGGGCGGTGAAGGCACACCAACAGGCGCACGAGGAGGCCCACCCCAGCTGA
- a CDS encoding APC family permease, translating into MPEPGAVGPPPTSGPVTGAPQRLRGGVLGMADIAAATMANVGPAMSFFFGFAFLATTAGVASPLTIVAAGIAVALLGNTLAEFSRAHPSAGSFITFVGKTFGPVSAVTTALLAGLGYIIAMGSVIAISGGFVQITLHHYTGVDLPWIIWTLLLTGLSVVLMLRGIVVSTKWAGYFFGVEMLVLVVVSVAAIVEHRGDLSAAPFLPSHISHGLNGLAAGFPLAVYLFIGWENSAALAEETENPRRNVGRAVFSSVAIMTVSYILFSYATVTGFGYDVTRLGDSRIPFIDVAHHTLGALAFVAYLGGLTSTLGVLIAGINSQARLVFNAGREGLLPSFFGYVHPTRRTPTNAIVAFTATSLLIIGGWGLGHLLGPDGGSMNPVVFFAESSTLGAILILLVYLASNIALPLYYRRYRPQEFRTVRHLVLPALGALAILVPLYYLAKPGQPAPYNWFPYAALAALLASVGYATLLVRRDPSLAERVGSIVADVE; encoded by the coding sequence ATGCCCGAGCCCGGAGCCGTCGGCCCGCCGCCGACATCGGGACCCGTCACCGGCGCGCCCCAGCGCCTGCGCGGCGGAGTTCTCGGCATGGCGGACATCGCCGCCGCCACAATGGCCAACGTCGGCCCGGCCATGAGCTTCTTCTTCGGCTTCGCGTTCCTGGCCACCACCGCGGGCGTCGCCTCCCCGCTGACCATCGTCGCCGCGGGCATCGCGGTCGCGCTGCTCGGCAACACGCTCGCCGAGTTCTCCCGGGCGCACCCCTCGGCGGGCAGCTTCATCACCTTCGTGGGCAAAACGTTCGGGCCGGTCAGCGCGGTGACCACGGCCCTGCTGGCCGGCCTCGGCTACATCATCGCGATGGGCTCCGTCATCGCGATCTCCGGCGGGTTCGTGCAGATCACGCTGCACCACTACACCGGCGTCGATCTGCCGTGGATCATCTGGACGCTGCTGCTGACCGGACTGTCGGTCGTGCTGATGCTGCGCGGGATCGTGGTCTCCACCAAGTGGGCCGGCTATTTCTTCGGCGTGGAGATGCTGGTGCTGGTCGTGGTCTCCGTCGCGGCGATCGTCGAACACCGCGGCGACCTCTCGGCCGCCCCCTTCCTGCCGAGCCACATCAGCCACGGCCTCAACGGCCTGGCGGCCGGATTCCCGCTGGCGGTCTACCTGTTCATCGGCTGGGAGAACTCGGCGGCGCTGGCGGAGGAGACGGAGAACCCGCGGCGCAACGTCGGCCGCGCCGTGTTCTCCTCCGTCGCGATCATGACCGTGAGCTACATCCTCTTCTCCTACGCCACGGTGACCGGCTTCGGCTACGACGTGACCCGGCTGGGCGACTCCCGCATCCCCTTCATCGACGTCGCCCACCACACACTCGGAGCGCTGGCGTTCGTCGCCTACCTCGGGGGCCTGACCTCCACCCTCGGTGTACTGATCGCCGGCATCAACTCCCAGGCCCGCCTGGTGTTCAACGCCGGACGCGAGGGACTGCTCCCGTCCTTCTTCGGCTACGTCCACCCCACGCGCCGTACGCCGACCAACGCGATCGTCGCGTTCACCGCCACCTCGCTGCTGATCATCGGCGGCTGGGGGCTGGGCCACCTGCTCGGGCCCGACGGCGGCTCGATGAACCCGGTGGTCTTCTTCGCCGAGTCCTCGACGCTGGGCGCCATCCTGATCCTGCTGGTCTACCTCGCGTCCAACATCGCCCTGCCGCTGTACTACCGCAGATACCGGCCACAGGAGTTCCGGACGGTCCGGCACCTGGTGCTGCCCGCGCTCGGCGCCCTGGCGATCCTGGTCCCGCTCTACTACCTCGCCAAGCCGGGCCAGCCCGCGCCCTACAACTGGTTCCCCTACGCGGCCCTGGCCGCCCTGCTCGCCTCCGTCGGCTACGCGACCCTCCTGGTCCGCCGCGACCCGAGCCTGGCGGAACGCGTCGGGTCCATCGTCGCGGACGTGGAATGA
- a CDS encoding SAM-dependent methyltransferase, with translation MTSPSGGNGAQSFEIDTSKPHPARMYDYFLGGKDNYEVDQVAAEKFIEAAPEVRLAVRANRNFLHRAVRHVVAEGGIRQILDIGTGLPTEPNVHQIARAIAPETRIAYVDNDPIVSVHSMALMSDEAETSVVLADLRDPRAVLDHPDVRKAIDFDQPLALLLVAVLHFITDAEDPDGILATLRDALPTGSYLVLSHATVDIHDNDREDAVKVYNSATATLNPRPRGRVLDFFGDFTLVDPGLVLVPDWRPEEAPEPGTPPIGIYGGVARKNG, from the coding sequence ATGACCTCCCCCAGTGGCGGCAACGGCGCCCAGTCATTCGAGATCGACACGAGCAAGCCCCACCCGGCCCGGATGTACGACTACTTCCTGGGCGGTAAGGACAACTACGAGGTCGACCAGGTGGCTGCCGAGAAGTTCATCGAGGCGGCCCCGGAAGTGCGGTTGGCCGTCCGCGCCAACCGCAACTTCCTGCACCGCGCCGTCCGGCACGTCGTCGCCGAGGGCGGCATCCGGCAGATCCTCGACATCGGCACGGGCCTGCCCACCGAGCCCAACGTCCACCAGATCGCGCGCGCCATCGCCCCCGAGACCCGGATCGCCTACGTCGACAACGACCCGATCGTGAGCGTCCACTCCATGGCCCTCATGAGCGACGAGGCAGAGACCTCTGTCGTCCTGGCCGACCTGCGCGACCCCCGGGCCGTCCTCGACCACCCCGACGTACGCAAGGCCATCGACTTCGACCAGCCGCTGGCCCTGCTGCTGGTGGCCGTCCTGCACTTCATCACCGACGCGGAGGACCCGGACGGCATCCTCGCCACCCTCCGCGACGCGCTGCCCACCGGTTCCTACCTCGTCCTGTCGCACGCCACGGTCGACATCCACGACAACGACCGCGAGGACGCGGTGAAGGTCTACAACAGCGCCACCGCCACCCTGAACCCCCGCCCCCGCGGCCGGGTCCTGGACTTCTTCGGCGATTTCACCCTGGTCGACCCGGGTCTGGTTCTGGTCCCGGACTGGCGCCCCGAAGAGGCACCCGAGCCCGGCACCCCGCCGATCGGCATCTACGGCGGAGTGGCCCGCAAGAACGGCTGA
- a CDS encoding peptidoglycan-binding protein, whose product MTKTGPQRYPGASRANWYQDDFGGDAMEVNVVVLHTTEGRTLPGYGGGSSAPNLTAVPDLSAKKLKWYQHFDIESSSRALVNLRGGVETNTANVCQVELVGTCDPKTHAKWTAAGHAHVYWPDAPDWALQGVARFLAWMHEEHGVPLSGPKEWPAYPSSYGKGSGARMTGAEWNKFKGVCGHLHVPENDHGDPGAIDFARLIKEAKADLDLGDGNPGGSAPSKPTKPTTPKIPTYPGRKYFRDGATNAHVLQLGKQLVKRGFGDHYRVGPSKTWGEADRLNVRDFQKSKRELRGDADGYPGPLTWRLLFA is encoded by the coding sequence GTGACCAAGACAGGACCTCAGCGATACCCGGGCGCGAGCCGGGCGAACTGGTACCAGGACGACTTCGGCGGTGACGCGATGGAAGTCAACGTCGTCGTGCTCCACACCACCGAGGGGCGCACGCTGCCGGGGTACGGCGGGGGGTCTTCCGCACCGAACCTGACGGCCGTGCCCGACCTCTCGGCGAAGAAGCTGAAGTGGTACCAGCACTTCGACATCGAGTCCTCGTCGAGAGCTCTGGTCAATCTGCGGGGCGGCGTCGAGACCAACACGGCGAACGTGTGCCAGGTCGAGCTGGTCGGCACCTGCGATCCGAAGACCCACGCCAAGTGGACGGCCGCCGGGCATGCCCACGTGTACTGGCCGGACGCCCCGGACTGGGCGCTGCAGGGCGTCGCACGGTTCCTGGCCTGGATGCACGAGGAGCACGGCGTACCGCTGTCGGGGCCGAAGGAGTGGCCCGCGTACCCCAGCTCCTACGGCAAGGGCAGCGGGGCCCGGATGACCGGCGCCGAGTGGAACAAGTTCAAGGGGGTCTGCGGGCACCTGCACGTACCCGAGAACGACCATGGCGACCCGGGTGCGATCGACTTCGCCCGGCTCATCAAGGAGGCCAAGGCCGACCTGGACCTGGGCGACGGCAACCCCGGGGGCTCCGCCCCCTCCAAGCCGACGAAGCCCACCACACCGAAGATCCCCACCTACCCCGGCCGCAAGTACTTCCGCGACGGCGCCACCAACGCCCACGTCCTGCAGCTCGGCAAGCAGCTGGTGAAGCGCGGGTTCGGCGATCACTACCGGGTCGGGCCCAGCAAGACCTGGGGTGAGGCGGACCGGCTCAACGTGCGCGACTTCCAGAAGTCGAAGAGGGAGCTGAGGGGTGACGCCGACGGCTACCCCGGTCCGCTGACCTGGCGTCTGCTGTTCGCCTGA
- a CDS encoding ATP-binding protein, producing the protein MGRLRRLLTGRRPKLVSLGTTFAVSFAAVTAAVTVLVGILSYNAAARLVRVDQQSVFDEVVQDLRDEVRQRRMTPEDFSSSAPGHDLVRPARTDVQVLGPDGGVVDPGSPGLPVTAADRRVAAGAAAGGLTEHKDVEVGSDIYRIATVSLGGGRGAVQVAQEFSDTEDLLRALQQRTFLLMAAVVTLAGLFGWWLARRITRRLVVLTSAAEDVARTRRLGIQVPVTGYDEVGRLGRAFDRMLGRLAQSEEDQRRLVQDAGHELRTPLTSLRTNISLLRRIDELPPATRDELVADLTQEARELTDLVNELVDLAAGQSDTEPPQRVDLADIAEEVAGLTRRRSGRRITVRSSGDTTTDGRPGMLTRAVSNLVENAAKFDRDGTSPIEITVAGPARPGTVRVEVLDRGPGVADCDLVRIFDRFYRAADARSLPGSGLGLSIVREVALAHGGAPFAFRRDGGGSVIGFTVGGGA; encoded by the coding sequence GTGGGCCGTCTCCGCCGGCTGCTGACCGGACGGCGGCCGAAGCTGGTCTCGCTCGGCACCACGTTCGCGGTGTCCTTCGCGGCGGTGACCGCGGCCGTCACCGTCCTCGTGGGCATCCTGTCGTACAACGCCGCCGCCCGGCTGGTGCGCGTGGACCAGCAGTCGGTGTTCGACGAGGTCGTGCAGGACCTGCGGGACGAGGTGCGCCAGCGCCGGATGACGCCCGAGGACTTCTCCTCGTCGGCCCCCGGTCATGACCTGGTGCGGCCCGCCCGCACGGACGTGCAGGTGCTCGGTCCGGACGGCGGCGTCGTCGACCCGGGCAGCCCGGGGCTGCCGGTCACGGCCGCCGACCGGAGGGTCGCGGCCGGCGCCGCCGCCGGCGGGCTGACCGAGCACAAGGACGTCGAGGTGGGCAGCGACATCTACCGCATCGCGACGGTCTCCCTCGGCGGCGGCCGGGGCGCGGTGCAGGTCGCGCAGGAGTTCAGCGACACCGAGGACCTGCTGCGGGCGTTGCAGCAGCGGACGTTCCTGCTGATGGCGGCCGTCGTGACGCTCGCAGGACTGTTCGGCTGGTGGCTGGCGCGGCGCATCACCCGCCGCCTGGTCGTCCTCACCTCGGCCGCCGAGGACGTCGCGCGCACCCGCCGCCTCGGCATCCAGGTGCCCGTCACCGGCTACGACGAGGTGGGCCGCCTCGGCCGTGCCTTCGACCGCATGCTGGGCCGCCTCGCCCAGTCCGAGGAGGACCAGCGCCGTCTGGTCCAGGACGCGGGACACGAACTGCGTACGCCGCTGACGTCGTTGCGTACGAACATCTCGCTGCTGCGCAGGATCGACGAACTCCCGCCCGCCACCCGCGACGAACTGGTGGCGGACCTGACCCAGGAGGCCCGCGAACTCACCGACCTGGTCAACGAGTTGGTCGACCTGGCGGCCGGCCAGTCCGACACCGAGCCGCCGCAGCGGGTCGACCTCGCCGACATCGCCGAGGAGGTGGCGGGCCTGACCCGCCGCCGCAGCGGACGGCGGATCACGGTCCGCTCGAGCGGAGACACGACGACCGACGGGCGGCCCGGGATGCTGACGCGCGCGGTCTCGAACCTGGTCGAGAACGCGGCGAAGTTCGACCGCGACGGCACCTCACCCATCGAGATCACCGTCGCCGGGCCCGCCCGGCCCGGCACGGTCCGCGTCGAGGTCCTCGATCGCGGCCCCGGAGTCGCCGACTGCGACTTGGTCCGCATCTTCGACCGCTTCTACCGCGCCGCCGACGCCCGCTCCCTGCCCGGCTCCGGTCTCGGCCTGTCCATCGTGCGGGAGGTGGCCCTGGCGCATGGGGGAGCGCCGTTCGCGTTCCGGAGGGACGGGGGCGGGTCGGTGATCGGGTTCACGGTGGGCGGGGGTGCCTGA
- a CDS encoding response regulator transcription factor — protein MPQTVLLAEDDRAIRHALERALTLEGYRVTAVADGVEALAHAHRTPPDVLVLDVMMPGIDGLQVCRVLRAEGDRTPILMLTALVETADRIAGLDAGADDYVLKPFDVEEVFARLRALLRRTSPAPETPVSEVRVDIPKQASQTPERYLEAAGLRMDPQARRAWRGGRELELTRTEFELLELLVRNAGIVLDHSTIYDRIWGYDFGPGSKNLAVYVGYLRRKLDEPGAPQLIHTVRGVGYVLRED, from the coding sequence GTGCCCCAGACTGTGCTCCTCGCCGAAGACGACCGCGCCATCCGCCACGCCCTGGAACGCGCCCTGACCCTGGAGGGCTACCGGGTCACCGCGGTCGCCGACGGGGTGGAGGCGCTGGCGCATGCCCACAGGACGCCGCCGGACGTGCTCGTCCTGGACGTGATGATGCCCGGCATCGACGGGCTGCAGGTCTGCCGGGTGCTGCGCGCCGAGGGCGACCGCACCCCCATCCTCATGCTCACCGCGCTCGTCGAGACCGCGGACCGGATCGCGGGCCTGGACGCGGGCGCGGACGACTACGTCCTCAAGCCGTTCGACGTCGAGGAGGTCTTCGCCAGGCTGCGCGCCCTGCTGCGCCGCACCAGCCCGGCCCCCGAGACCCCGGTCAGCGAGGTCCGCGTCGACATTCCGAAGCAGGCCTCGCAGACCCCCGAGCGGTATCTGGAGGCGGCGGGCCTGCGCATGGACCCGCAGGCCCGCCGGGCCTGGCGCGGCGGCCGTGAGCTGGAGCTGACCCGCACCGAGTTCGAGCTGCTCGAACTGCTCGTGCGCAACGCCGGCATCGTCCTCGACCACTCCACGATCTACGACCGCATCTGGGGCTACGACTTCGGGCCCGGCTCCAAGAACCTCGCCGTGTACGTCGGCTACCTGCGCCGCAAGCTCGACGAGCCGGGCGCGCCGCAGCTGATCCACACGGTCCGCGGGGTGGGTTACGTGCTGCGGGAGGACTGA
- a CDS encoding DUF6597 domain-containing transcriptional factor, which translates to MAAPRRDTRGIVDAAEFLAHVRFRRREPAEPLRPYLEHYWLIDWDLTQPYASHVVPHPSVNIVFQQFAGQEPFVEVAGIGLGLFTQKLEGKGRVCGIQFRPGGFRPFAPEHPATEWTGRRIRLPDASPETVLTPDDEDARVAALDAFLLALGPHPDPQADLAMTLVDRIRTDRTIRRVGDFARAEGLSVRLLQRLFAAYVGVGPKWVLLRYRIHEALERAETEQPVDWAALAADLGYADQAHLVRDFTATVGVPPAAYAQAVH; encoded by the coding sequence ATGGCCGCCCCACGCCGCGACACCCGAGGCATCGTCGACGCCGCGGAGTTCCTCGCGCACGTGCGCTTCCGCCGCCGCGAGCCGGCGGAGCCGCTGCGCCCCTACCTGGAGCACTACTGGCTGATCGACTGGGACCTGACCCAGCCGTACGCGTCCCACGTGGTCCCGCACCCCTCCGTGAACATCGTCTTCCAGCAGTTCGCCGGGCAGGAGCCGTTCGTGGAGGTCGCCGGTATCGGGCTCGGCCTCTTCACCCAGAAGCTGGAGGGGAAGGGCCGGGTGTGCGGAATCCAGTTCCGGCCCGGCGGCTTCCGCCCCTTCGCGCCGGAGCACCCGGCGACGGAGTGGACGGGCCGACGGATCCGGCTCCCGGACGCGTCACCCGAGACCGTCCTGACCCCCGACGACGAGGACGCCCGCGTCGCCGCACTCGACGCCTTCCTCCTCGCCCTCGGCCCCCACCCCGACCCCCAGGCCGACCTGGCGATGACCCTCGTCGACCGCATCCGCACCGACCGCACGATCCGCCGCGTCGGCGACTTCGCCCGAGCCGAGGGTCTGTCCGTACGGCTGCTGCAGCGCCTGTTCGCCGCGTACGTCGGCGTCGGCCCGAAGTGGGTCCTCCTGCGCTACCGCATCCACGAGGCCCTGGAACGCGCGGAGACGGAACAGCCGGTGGACTGGGCGGCACTGGCCGCCGACCTGGGCTACGCCGACCAGGCCCACCTGGTACGCGACTTCACGGCGACGGTGGGGGTGCCTCCGGCGGCGTATGCGCAGGCCGTGCACTGA